The window gtagacccaacttctttttttattgtcttaaCAAAAGTGATTAATGTTTCTCATTGAAAGCTGCTCATCTTGCACTATTCATGCTACTCAGCTGATGTGTTTTAGTAGTTCCACTGCAAAGAGCACTAGTAATCATAATTACGCCCAAACTACGAATCCATGAAAGTAGACCAAAAAATAATTGAGTCATATTTTGTGGCAACTTTCATTATTTGGGTTGgttcattattttaattgtgCGCAACGCCGCAGCTTTTGTAACGTTTTaacgttgtttttgtttgattttttaaaCCTCCGTTCATCTTCAGGAGAGAGCGTGCCGGTCACCAAGACAAGTCTGCCCACTTCAGGCGAGGAGGCGGCCAGGAGCTTCAACATGGAGGAGCATAAGAGACACATCCTGTTCTGTGGAACCCACGTCATCCAGACGCGCTTCTACGCTGGAGAGCTGGTGGAGGCGGTTGTGGTCAGAACAGGTGGGACACCTGTGGGAATTACCGCTCGCGGCCTTCATCGTGAAAGCAGCTTCGAATAATTAAGCTTCTCTCACTCGCCGCCGCAGGCTTCAGTACAGAGAAAGGCCAGCTGGTGCGCTCCATCCTTCACCCCAAACCCACCGACTTCAAGCTGTACCGCGATGCCTACCTGTTCTTGTTGTGTCTGGTGGGGGTGGCGGGCATCGGCTTCATCTACACCGTCATCCTGAGTGTCATGAACAAGGTGACCTCACATGTAGATGTTTCATTCGTGGTGCTGTCTCTCAAAGAGGCTTCGGGATTCGTCCCTCTGTAGAAATCTTTCTTTCGTTTCAGGTTCCAGCCAAAACCATCATCATCGAATCTTTggacatcatcaccatcaccgtgCCGCCCGCTTTGCCGGCGGCCATGACGGCCGGCATCGTGTACGCGCAGCGTCGGCTTAGGCGCGTCGGCATCTTTTGCATCAGTCCTCAGAGAATCAATATGTGCGGTCAACTGAACCTGGTTTGCTTCGACAAGGTAGTCTGATCCAGCAAATGTAACTGTACTGTTATTTCTACGACTGCTTGACTTAAACTCAATAAATTACTGACTTATGCGTGAAAATTAGTTTTGAGGCATCCCAGATCTCCTCCAGTTGAAGTAGAAGGAAGAATGACTTCATTGTTTTACAAACGCGCAAAGACATAAATTAAGTCGTGATGTCCTGAGGCAGTGATTTGCATTTGACCTCAACACCATGCATAATGCTTATTAAATGATGGTAATGGTGTGGTATTCAAATACTTGGAAAGCTTGTTAATCTAAAATGTGACTAATATATCTAAAAAGAAAGCTTCTAATAGCTTGAAACATTCCTTTCGTTATATCATTGATTCAGCAGGGAGATACTTGTGGTTCTGCTGGTGCAAAAAGAACAAACCAAGAAGAGCTGATACATGATTCATTCTGGCAACCAATTATTTCTTattcactttttaaatgaattaacttTTAAACAAGCAAGTTGGCAGCAttgctttgacatttttctGCTTTGTTAACAATAAACAACTTAATTTACTCATGTACTGAAAATGAGTTGCAGCCTTAAATCAAAGTTTGGTTTTTGAgtgtgcttcttttcttttaagagGCTCACAGTATTTTAATTCCTTTTGACatgtgaaataaacacattacTTCATTACGTTTAGTAATAGATTTCTGTAACTCTAAGAATGTAGAGATATAATGATTGATTTGCTACTCTACTAAATGTCTGTTTCCTTTCAGACTGGTACTCTGACAGAAGACGGGTTGGACCTGTGGGGTGTTCAGACAGCTGAAGGTGGCAGGTAAACCTACAAGAGACACCTTTGAGATgtctttttgtaaaaacatctgTATGAGTAACCACAAAACGGGAATCAAACGTCCAGAGAGATTTATTCATGATGGAAAATTCAGCTGGATGTGTTTTGTCTTCAGTATTCTGACACATTATTTGTATTCAAGTCGTTTGCACACCACAGCGTTATATACTGTGAGACAGAGTTTTGAATAATGTCTGAACCATCGTAACCATCTCCTAAACATCTCTGTTTTACTCATTTAGGgtagttttaatattttaatattagaaATGCTTTAAGGCTTCAATGTGATTTTTGTGTGAACTTGATGATTTGTCCCGTATTTGATGCGCTAGATTTGCCAAAAATGGTTATTCTTGTTATTCTACTTGGATTCAGCATCAGCCACTTGACGCTGATAGCAAATCAGCTATTatccttctctcctgctctcccctTACAGATTTCTTCCCCCCGAGGCGGATCCAGCTAAAGAAAGTCTGGTTAACACTGTATTTGTGGCATGCATGGCCACCTGCCACTCACTGACCAAGATCGAGGGCGAGCTCTCCGGAGACCCTTTAGACCTCAAGATGTTCAGCGCCACCGGCTGGGTGAGCAAAGAATTTCAGTGTTTACACACAACGCGCTTAGTCACTGCCACCGCAAGCATCCTGGATGAATAATGCAGAACCACGCTCGCCGCCTTGGCAGAGGAAGCTCTCCTTGGCTCAAGTGGTTAGTGTCTGCTTCCGTggacacttcaacatgaaaAGCAGAGAATGCCTCGTCCTTTCAGCGGGAAAGGGTTAGTTACTAAGTCTGCCATCAACATCTTCTGATAGCatatgattttttctttttttagatccTAGAGGAGCCCACTGAGGAAGAGACTGCACTCCACAACCCCATAATGCCCACAGTGGTGCGACCTCCAAAGCACAATCCTCTCACTCACAGCACGGTGCAGTCATTCTTCATCTCGTCATTTTGTGACCTATTTTTCTATAGCTGTAAAGATAATATGAAGTCATCTGACTTTAAATTCTGACATTAACTCTGTGTTTTTCCCCAGGAGCTCTCTGAATTACCAGTAAGTCTCCCCTTTTTTCATGAAAACCATAGAATTCTTGCAGCAGACAGGTTGACCTCTTTGAAAGTACCGTATTCACTGAGTTAGATGAATCGATTGATGCTACTCTCTGGTTCCTGTGAAATATGAAGCTACtgccagcagctggttagcttaccATAAGAACTGTGCTCTCATCCAACACTTCCTTTTACACTGAACATGTCTTTTTCTCCTCAGTCCTGTGAGATCGGCATCGTGCGTCAgttccccttctcctccaccctgcaGAGGATGAGTGTGGTGGTCAGAAGGCTGGGTGACAAACACATGCAGGCTTACCTGAAGGGAGCCCCGGAGGTTGTGGCCAATCTGTGCAAACAACACACAGGTTTgacacttccccccccctctataAACGTTTGGCTGGATATTTCCTCCCcacaaatagaaaaatatatatatatacatatatatcctTCGCATGCTGCACTTGTCTAATAAAGGCCAGGATGACATGGCCTCCGTCACTGTTCTCAGTGCCACACAGCTTCACAGAGACTCTGGAGACCTACACCAGACAGGGCTTCAGGGTTATTGCTCTGGCTCACCGACAGCTGGAGTCTAAACTCTCATGGCACAAAGTCCAGAGTCTCGGCAGGTAGGCCTCCGTCAACAGATAACACTGTGCACGTAGCTACTGGTAGAGACCCCGAATTACTGTTGAAAAGTCAGTGGTCAGGACATTCGGTTGGTGTGTCAGCTGTCTCTGAATCAAGCTTGACTCACAATGTTTTACTTGCAACAAACTGTAGCTTCATATATCATCATCATATCATAATACGATGCAAAAGCTTTAACTTTAGTACAAGGAGGCTAGACAGAggcaaaatatacaaataattgTTTTCGGATAAAGTGATTGAAAAATCAATTTCATTACCTTTTTAGTGAACAAATAGTGTCTATGATTTATTGTTTATGATATTTGTTGCTTTTAGGGACCTGATAGAAACCAACATGGAGTTCATTGGTTTGATCATCAtgcagaacaaaataaaagaggagaCCGCAGGGGTTCTACTTGAACTACGGCAAGCAAACATCCGCACTTTGATGGTCACAGGTAAATCATTTTACCCACTTTATTCACCAATTACTTGTTTTAATATTATATCATCATCGGATCGTCCGCCGATGTGCAAATAGCATCGTTCCTAATTTCAACATCAGTACGTtgtcttttctcccccctttctctttctctcaccctctcttAGGTGACAACATGTTGACAGCGATATCTGTGGCTCGGGATTGCGGGATGGTCCGTGCAGACGAGAAGGTCATCATTGCAGATGCTGCGCCTCCGAAGGATTTTCACCCAGCTAGCATCACATGGCACTACACTGAGAACCCAGCTCAGACCCACCAGGACCATCAGGTGAGACGAAAGCCACTTTTCGATCAAGTCATGGTGATTGGTGCTTTGTGCCTCTCATCATTGCATAGTGTGTTACGTGGATTTACACTCTAATCCATAGCCTGCTGCGTGTATCATTCAGATAAGAGCACGGAAAAAAGGGGTCCAGTTGAATCCGTCACATGTCGTGCAGGATAATACGCAGTAATACATCATAGTTTGGTAGTTTTCTGGTCTTTCCAGTGGTTTTTCCTCATCATTTCATCTTCAGACGGTGGAGATCAACCTGGAGGACGCCGTATCGGAGAGAGTTACTCCGCAGGATCAGAACTATCACTTTGCTGTGACTGGCAAAGCCTTCGCTGTTATCACTGAGCACTTCCCCCAACTCGTCCAAAAGGTACAGGTTCATCtccagcgacacacacacacgtttagaTTTTGTGGTCTACACTGGGggcagttttttctttctgtttaacAACATTAATATCATCTACTTTACGGTAATTCTTTGCCTGTCCACACGGGGGCGCTGCAGCTCGTGCTCAGGGCCACGGTGTTCGCCCGCATGGCTCCGGACCAGAAGACGGAGCTGGTGGAAGTCTTGCAGAGCATTGAGTGAGTCTCTCGTTTGTCTGCGACTTGAGTTCAAATCTGTTTGGGGGCTTGATGTTCATCTGTTGAGGATCGTGTGATTAGGAAGAGTCATCGCTTCTGGCCAATGTAGAACTTTCACCCACCATTCTTATTCCAGCTACACTGTTGGGATGTGTGGTGACGGTGCCAATGACTGTGGAGTAAGTATTGATCATTTTTTTGGGTTATTTGCATGTGAGTTAATAGACGACAGCTTTGTGAACCAGCATAAATGTGTCTTATTACTAAAACTGTGGTGAAAAGTgatttctctctgtctcaggcTTTGAAGAGAGCTCATAGCGGGATCTCTCTGTCCGAGCTGGAGGCCTCTGTGGCTTCACcgttcacctccaccacctcaaaCATCTCCTGTGTCCCCCACCTGATCAGGTAGAAACTCACTTCTGAGAGGAGATCATACAGATTACAGTGTTCTGCTGTACACTGATACTACGGGTCATGAACATCTAGTGTGATGATGTAGGTACAGTTACACACTCACCATTTATTGGATTGACAGTGGGATTTATTGAACAAAGTTAACACTTATTACTCTTACTTACTTATTActctttttaacctttttccaTTCTCTAAATTAATTTTCTTTATAAGGGAGGGCCGAGCCGCCCTCATAACCTCATTCTGCGTGTTCAAGTTCATGGCTCTCTACAGCATCATCCAGTACCTCAGCGTCACTTTGCTCTACTCGGTAAACGTTGCCTTGATTTACCTTCAACTATACGGGAAAACGttttaagaaaagaaagaaatacacattttgttgcagcattttttttttcctctttgagaatgtatgtatatacatcatatatacattatacatacattattatatatttttgatgTTTCCGGCATCACAATTCTGGGTTTCATGTATTTGGTGAGGTGATGTTTTACTATTGAAAGTCCTGCATTTGTTAGCTTGCCTGGTTAAAGACATTGAGTTACAGACACACGGCACACAGAAGGCAGTCCTGGGCAGAATAATGGAAAGGAAAATGTGACGTAAATTACATTCTGAAAGAGGCTGACGTCCGTGAGTCGGACAGATTGAATCGCTGTGGATCCCTTGCTGTGACTGTTTAACTTTTGATGTTGTAGATTCTCAGCAACTTGGGGGACTTCCAGTTCCTCTTCATTGACATCGCCATCATTCTCATCATTGCCTTCACAAGTGAGCAGCatacagaatgtttttaatcCCTGTTTGTATTCATCAGCGTTGGACATAAAGTAACGGACGCTATTGACTCCCAGTATTAACGTGCAGTATCTTCTGACTTCAGTGAGTCTGAACCCGGCATGGAAGGAGCTGGTGAGGCAACGGCCGCCGTCCAGTCTGATCTCCGGTCGGCTGCTCTGCTCGGTTCTGACCCAGATCGTCACCTGCCTGGTCTTCCAGGTCCTGGCCTTCCTCTTGGTGCGGCAGCAGAGCTGGTATGAGACATGGACGCCTCAGTCAGAGTGAGTAACCCACCTTCAGCCAAACGACGAATAAGCAAACAACTGGTTGGCAAATGTGTGTAAAGTGTTTTGTCTTAGACTTTAAACTAAAAGGTTACATATTACTCTCCCTGCACACTTAATAAACTGTTGCCCACATCcccaataaagaaaaacatctaaacaaaataatgatgatTGTCAGCCATTctccacattattattattattatgtcagtacaatacaatacaattgaaaaaaaagagcaaaagaagtTAGCAAAACATCTTTTGACTCTTTTCCTTATGTCTGAATGTTTGCATTAACcatctgctgctctcctcctttaGTGCCTGTAATGTTTCCAGATCCAGTCTTTCTCACAGCCCAAATGTAACAAGCCCCCATGAccacaaaaacatcaaaaactACGAGAACACCACCCTCTTCTACGTCTCCTCCTTCCAGTATTTGGCTGTAGCCATCGTTTTCTCCAAAGGAAAGCCCTTCAGACAGCCGAGCTACAAGAACTGTAAGAACTGTTTGATCTTGATGCAGCAATACGTATGGAAAGAGATTATGGTTCAATTTGCCGGCCACATTTCGAGTATTTCAGTATTTCTTATAATGCAAACTGTAATTTTAATCTCAGTTTCACAAATAGTAGTTAATTCCAAGTCCTTCCCCCCCCAGGGCCGTTCATGCTGTCCTGCATCAGCCTGTACACCTTTGTCCTGCTCATCATGCTGTATCCTGTTCCTGCCATCGACAGCTTCCTGGAGGTAAactttagtgtttttttctgcatttttgtTTATGGTTTACGTTGCGCTGCATCCTCTTAAAGACATGGAAAACCACCCGCCTGTAGAAACAGCGCAAAcgtgacatttttaaagaagaGTGTAGCAAAGGCTGCTGGTAAGGCGCATGAAgttgatgatgtgtgtgtgtgtgtgtgtgtggggttttgCATTCAGTGCTCTGTTCCCGCTGCTCTGCTTCCACTCAGATCGTGTGTGTTCCCCATGACTGGCGCGTTACACTGGTCATCATTGTCATAGTGAATGCGGCCGCGTCTTTCGTGCTGGAGGTACGCTTTAGAGACGCCGTGCGAGCTCAAAGTGAATTAGAATGCTGTGACTTTGCATGCTTTgatttctgttttcattatttccTGCCTAATGACTGAAATCAATTAGCGGTGTTTGCAATTTATTCCTCCTTGCGCTTCTCTGGCTGTAACCCGATCCTTCACCACCAGCGTTTTCTGAAGTTGCCCCTGCGATCTCCTGTAGATTCTGATCCTTGACATCATCCTGGGGAGGCTAATTTTCAGATGCAATCAGGGGGGGAATCGCCCCACGCAGCCCCCCTCGGCTGGCGCGCCTCAGGTGGGGAAGCTTTTgactttgcttttgttttggtaTAAACTTTTAACTCTCCAAGACGGTTGCTTCATTTTTTCATCTGATTTCTTGCTACATGCTgtgaaaaattaaaaagaaaatctaataGAAAAGAGTATTACATGGTATTATCATTTTTCAGTATATTACCATTTCTTCTGATTTTTGTGATAATAATTTATTTTGGCTTTCCTGGAATCACTAATACAGAAACTTGTTACTGCAATGTAACAAAAAGGGATGAAAATACGCCCTTGATAATAATGCGATAAGCAGTGGTATatctttaatacattttcaacCAATtgcaatatatacattttttctttaaatcatgtgtgtatataatcaATACACTGTACCTGTCTGAGGTGCAGAGGTAACGTCGAGTCTTGAGCCTAGTTTCTCAATCTTTACGTGTTCCCAGGAGGCCAACGATCGCTGggcctcttccttcctcctctggttGTTCTGTCGGAGGAACAAGCCCCCAAGGGTCAGCTACACCCAGCTGGCCCTGGGCCTGAGGGACGCCGCCGACTGGCCTCCTAGACCCTCCGCTGTCACCTACGCCAGAGATCTGCAGTCCCACACGTCTGCCGCGCTCTGACCCCTCCGACCAGCAAACGGCCGCACAGACTAAACCCAAAACTTCGGCTGGATGCCGGGCGACCGATCCAGGAGGCTCCCTGAAGGTGGGGCCTCCAAACGCAAACAAATGGCCGACACAGTGAGCTGCTCGCGCAGGAAGTTCTCTTTTGTTGTGATTAACCTCATCAGAGTAGAGAAAGCCTCTGCACACCGGAGGCTTCTGTTCAAGGAATAGTCCAACGCGTCGGGCTCTTTTCTGTGATAAGACGGCGTCGTCAATCTTCTCAGCTCAACATTTGGGGATGTATCGCTAATTGCTTCATGATGACGGGAGCCTCACTAAACTGAATGTACTTTCTTAACAGTGGGATGCAAAAGTcagaaataacatttaacattgagAATGGAATAAGAGTGTTAAATAAGCCCGTGATTTGTTACCAGCCGTGTCCGCAGCAAAGTctattgttttcttcttgtgtgtCATCGTGGTAAAATGTTTGGAATCTTTCTGAGTCAAAAGACGTGTCAGTCAGTGGCAGCCGTGATAAGAGCTGTTGGAATTGGAAagtgcttcaatgcttcctttttaaaatatagttAGTAGAAAACACTGCATTTACCAAATGAAGAAGATAAGGCCACCACACAATTCCTTTCAGCAGATAACATTGAAAGTAACGCAGCATCTAACAAGCATCGACAGTTATTTCCATACGGTCACAAACTGATGGGATTCATGTTGATGAATTTGAATAGACGGCTTCAATCCTTTTGCTTGATTTTGGAATTATTTAGTTTGGACATATACTAAATAAGTAAGAAAACCAATTAATAGGAGATTAAAGGAACAGTAAAGAAAttctcatttttttctctttttttcccccaaatatT is drawn from Gasterosteus aculeatus chromosome 3, fGasAcu3.hap1.1, whole genome shotgun sequence and contains these coding sequences:
- the LOC120816220 gene encoding polyamine-transporting ATPase 13A3 isoform X5; translated protein: MEKSRRRCTSDAMKTREMKIMNQGLEDEMEVWGYRPCLWKRILVGVGSVCSGGLLLLLLYWLPEWGVKGTCTHTSLRDAHTLLLRTTDEFKQWFRAKVHVMSGPGERPFDSLDLQSTTQVANGDLGVSTTREEHHGKLRQPVQIHYFTHHSTKYYWNDVMQNFEFYKGLEDVKMSCVSIHSDHSSGLPKTLQDYRRLFFGENEIAVRVPSLFKLLIKEVLNPFYIFQLFSVILWSAEDYYYYATAIVFMSVISIATSLYTIKKQYVMLHDMVAAHSVVRVSVCRESKDIEEAMSTDLVPGDVIIIPANGMIMPCDAVLTHGTCIVNESMLTGESVPVTKTSLPTSGEEAARSFNMEEHKRHILFCGTHVIQTRFYAGELVEAVVVRTGFSTEKGQLVRSILHPKPTDFKLYRDAYLFLLCLVGVAGIGFIYTVILSVMNKVPAKTIIIESLDIITITVPPALPAAMTAGIVYAQRRLRRVGIFCISPQRINMCGQLNLVCFDKTGTLTEDGLDLWGVQTAEGGRFLPPEADPAKESLVNTVFVACMATCHSLTKIEGELSGDPLDLKMFSATGWILEEPTEEETALHNPIMPTVVRPPKHNPLTHSTELSELPSCEIGIVRQFPFSSTLQRMSVVVRRLGDKHMQAYLKGAPEVVANLCKQHTVPHSFTETLETYTRQGFRVIALAHRQLESKLSWHKVQSLGRDLIETNMEFIGLIIMQNKIKEETAGVLLELRQANIRTLMVTGDNMLTAISVARDCGMVRADEKVIIADAAPPKDFHPASITWHYTENPAQTHQDHQTVEINLEDAVSERVTPQDQNYHFAVTGKAFAVITEHFPQLVQKLVLRATVFARMAPDQKTELVEVLQSIDYTVGMCGDGANDCGALKRAHSGISLSELEASVASPFTSTTSNISCVPHLIREGRAALITSFCVFKFMALYSIIQYLSVTLLYSILSNLGDFQFLFIDIAIILIIAFTMSLNPAWKELVLAFLLVRQQSWYETWTPQSDACNVSRSSLSHSPNVTSPHDHKNIKNYENTTLFYVSSFQYLAVAIVFSKGKPFRQPSYKNWPFMLSCISLYTFVLLIMLYPVPAIDSFLEIVCVPHDWRVTLVIIVIVNAAASFVLEILILDIILGRLIFRCNQGGNRPTQPPSAGAPQEANDRWASSFLLWLFCRRNKPPRVSYTQLALGLRDAADWPPRPSAVTYARDLQSHTSAAL
- the LOC120816220 gene encoding polyamine-transporting ATPase 13A3 isoform X6, which encodes MEKSRRRCTSDAMKTREMKIMNQGLEDEMEVWGYRPCLWKRILVGVGSVCSGGLLLLLLYWLPEWGVKGTCTHTSLRDAHTLLLRTTDEFKQWFRAKVHVMSGPGERPFDSLDLQSTTQVANGDLGVSTTREEHHGKLRQPVQIHYFTHHSTKYYWNDVMQNFEFYKGLEDVKMSCVSIHSDHSSGLPKTLQDYRRLFFGENEIAVRVPSLFKLLIKEVLNPFYIFQLFSVILWSAEDYYYYATAIVFMSVISIATSLYTIKKQYVMLHDMVAAHSVVRVSVCRESKDIEEAMSTDLVPGDVIIIPANGMIMPCDAVLTHGTCIVNESMLTGESVPVTKTSLPTSGEEAARSFNMEEHKRHILFCGTHVIQTRFYAGELVEAVVVRTGFSTEKGQLVRSILHPKPTDFKLYRDAYLFLLCLVGVAGIGFIYTVILSVMNKVPAKTIIIESLDIITITVPPALPAAMTAGIVYAQRRLRRVGIFCISPQRINMCGQLNLVCFDKTGTLTEDGLDLWGVQTAEGGRFLPPEADPAKESLVNTVFVACMATCHSLTKIEGELSGDPLDLKMFSATGWILEEPTEEETALHNPIMPTVVRPPKHNPLTHSTELSELPSCEIGIVRQFPFSSTLQRMSVVVRRLGDKHMQAYLKGAPEVVANLCKQHTVPHSFTETLETYTRQGFRVIALAHRQLESKLSWHKVQSLGRDLIETNMEFIGLIIMQNKIKEETAGVLLELRQANIRTLMVTGDNMLTAISVARDCGMVRADEKVIIADAAPPKDFHPASITWHYTENPAQTHQDHQTVEINLEDAVSERVTPQDQNYHFAVTGKAFAVITEHFPQLVQKLVLRATVFARMAPDQKTELVEVLQSIDYTVGMCGDGANDCGALKRAHSGISLSELEASVASPFTSTTSNISCVPHLIREGRAALITSFCVFKFMALYSIIQYLSVTLLYSILSNLGDFQFLFIDIAIILIIAFTMSLNPAWKELVRQRPPSSLISGRLLCSVLTQIVTCLVFQVLAFLLVRQQSWYETWTPQSDACNVSRSSLSHSPNVTSPHDHKNIKNYENTTLFYVSSFQYLAVAIVFSKGKPFRQPSYKNWPFMLSCISLYTFVLLIMLYPVPAIDSFLEIVCVPHDWRVTLVIIVIVNAAASFVLEEANDRWASSFLLWLFCRRNKPPRVSYTQLALGLRDAADWPPRPSAVTYARDLQSHTSAAL
- the LOC120816220 gene encoding polyamine-transporting ATPase 13A3 isoform X4; the encoded protein is MEKSRRRCTSDAMKTREMKIMNQGLEDEMEVWGYRPCLWKRILVGVGSVCSGGLLLLLLYWLPEWGVKGTCTHTSLRDAHTLLLRTTDEFKQWFRAKVHVMSGPGERPFDSLDLQSTTQVANGDLGVSTTREEHHGKLRQPVQIHYFTHHSTKYYWNDVMQNFEFYKGLEDVKMSCVSIHSDHSSGLPKTLQDYRRLFFGENEIAVRVPSLFKLLIKEVLNPFYIFQLFSVILWSAEDYYYYATAIVFMSVISIATSLYTIKKQYVMLHDMVAAHSVVRVSVCRESKDIEEAMSTDLVPGDVIIIPANGMIMPCDAVLTHGTCIVNESMLTGESVPVTKTSLPTSGEEAARSFNMEEHKRHILFCGTHVIQTRFYAGELVEAVVVRTGFSTEKGQLVRSILHPKPTDFKLYRDAYLFLLCLVGVAGIGFIYTVILSVMNKVPAKTIIIESLDIITITVPPALPAAMTAGIVYAQRRLRRVGIFCISPQRINMCGQLNLVCFDKTGTLTEDGLDLWGVQTAEGGRFLPPEADPAKESLVNTVFVACMATCHSLTKIEGELSGDPLDLKMFSATGWILEEPTEEETALHNPIMPTVVRPPKHNPLTHSTELSELPSCEIGIVRQFPFSSTLQRMSVVVRRLGDKHMQAYLKGAPEVVANLCKQHTVPHSFTETLETYTRQGFRVIALAHRQLESKLSWHKVQSLGRDLIETNMEFIGLIIMQNKIKEETAGVLLELRQANIRTLMVTGDNMLTAISVARDCGMVRADEKVIIADAAPPKDFHPASITWHYTENPAQTHQDHQTVEINLEDAVSERVTPQDQNYHFAVTGKAFAVITEHFPQLVQKLVLRATVFARMAPDQKTELVEVLQSIDYTVGMCGDGANDCGALKRAHSGISLSELEASVASPFTSTTSNISCVPHLIREGRAALITSFCVFKFMALYSIIQYLSVTLLYSILSNLGDFQFLFIDIAIILIIAFTMSLNPAWKELVRQRPPSSLISGRLLCSVLTQIVTCLVFQVLAFLLVRQQSWYETWTPQSDACNVSRSSLSHSPNVTSPHDHKNIKNYENTTLFYVSSFQYLAVAIVFSKGKPFRQPSYKNWPFMLSCISLYTFVLLIMLYPVPAIDSFLEILILDIILGRLIFRCNQGGNRPTQPPSAGAPQEANDRWASSFLLWLFCRRNKPPRVSYTQLALGLRDAADWPPRPSAVTYARDLQSHTSAAL
- the LOC120816220 gene encoding polyamine-transporting ATPase 13A3 isoform X7 translates to MEKSRRRCTSDAMKTREMKIMNQGLEDEMEVWGYRPCLWKRILVGVGSVCSGGLLLLLLYWLPEWGVKGTCTHTSLRDAHTLLLRTTDEFKQWFRAKVHVMSGPGERPFDSLDLQSTTQVANGDLGVSTTREEHHGKLRQPVQIHYFTHHSTKYYWNDVMQNFEFYKGLEDVKMSCVSIHSDHSSGLPKTLQDYRRLFFGENEIAVRVPSLFKLLIKEVLNPFYIFQLFSVILWSAEDYYYYATAIVFMSVISIATSLYTIKKQYVMLHDMVAAHSVVRVSVCRESKDIEEAMSTDLVPGDVIIIPANGMIMPCDAVLTHGTCIVNESMLTGESVPVTKTSLPTSGEEAARSFNMEEHKRHILFCGTHVIQTRFYAGELVEAVVVRTGFSTEKGQLVRSILHPKPTDFKLYRDAYLFLLCLVGVAGIGFIYTVILSVMNKVPAKTIIIESLDIITITVPPALPAAMTAGIVYAQRRLRRVGIFCISPQRINMCGQLNLVCFDKTGTLTEDGLDLWGVQTAEGGRFLPPEADPAKESLVNTVFVACMATCHSLTKIEGELSGDPLDLKMFSATGWILEEPTEEETALHNPIMPTVVRPPKHNPLTHSTELSELPSCEIGIVRQFPFSSTLQRMSVVVRRLGDKHMQAYLKGAPEVVANLCKQHTVPHSFTETLETYTRQGFRVIALAHRQLESKLSWHKVQSLGRDLIETNMEFIGLIIMQNKIKEETAGVLLELRQANIRTLMVTGDNMLTAISVARDCGMVRADEKVIIADAAPPKDFHPASITWHYTENPAQTHQDHQTVEINLEDAVSERVTPQDQNYHFAVTGKAFAVITEHFPQLVQKLVLRATVFARMAPDQKTELVEVLQSIDYTVGMCGDGANDCGALKRAHSGISLSELEASVASPFTSTTSNISCVPHLIREGRAALITSFCVFKFMALYSIIQYLSVTLLYSILSNLGDFQFLFIDIAIILIIAFTMSLNPAWKELVRQRPPSSLISGRLLCSVLTQIVTCLVFQVLAFLLVRQQSWYETWTPQSDACNVSRSSLSHSPNVTSPHDHKNIKNYENTTLFYVSSFQYLAVAIVFSKGKPFRQPSYKNWPFMLSCISLYTFVLLIMLYPVPAIDSFLECSVPAALLPLRSCVFPMTGALHWSSLS
- the LOC120816220 gene encoding polyamine-transporting ATPase 13A3 isoform X1, producing MEKSRRRCTSDAMKTREMKIMNQGLEDEMEVWGYRPCLWKRILVGVGSVCSGGLLLLLLYWLPEWGVKGTCTHTSLRDAHTLLLRTTDEFKQWFRAKVHVMSGPGERPFDSLDLQSTTQVANGDLGVSTTREEHHGKLRQPVQIHYFTHHSTKYYWNDVMQNFEFYKGLEDVKMSCVSIHSDHSSGLPKTLQDYRRLFFGENEIAVRVPSLFKLLIKEVLNPFYIFQLFSVILWSAEDYYYYATAIVFMSVISIATSLYTIKKQYVMLHDMVAAHSVVRVSVCRESKDIEEAMSTDLVPGDVIIIPANGMIMPCDAVLTHGTCIVNESMLTGESVPVTKTSLPTSGEEAARSFNMEEHKRHILFCGTHVIQTRFYAGELVEAVVVRTGFSTEKGQLVRSILHPKPTDFKLYRDAYLFLLCLVGVAGIGFIYTVILSVMNKVPAKTIIIESLDIITITVPPALPAAMTAGIVYAQRRLRRVGIFCISPQRINMCGQLNLVCFDKTGTLTEDGLDLWGVQTAEGGRFLPPEADPAKESLVNTVFVACMATCHSLTKIEGELSGDPLDLKMFSATGWILEEPTEEETALHNPIMPTVVRPPKHNPLTHSTELSELPSCEIGIVRQFPFSSTLQRMSVVVRRLGDKHMQAYLKGAPEVVANLCKQHTVPHSFTETLETYTRQGFRVIALAHRQLESKLSWHKVQSLGRDLIETNMEFIGLIIMQNKIKEETAGVLLELRQANIRTLMVTGDNMLTAISVARDCGMVRADEKVIIADAAPPKDFHPASITWHYTENPAQTHQDHQTVEINLEDAVSERVTPQDQNYHFAVTGKAFAVITEHFPQLVQKLVLRATVFARMAPDQKTELVEVLQSIDYTVGMCGDGANDCGALKRAHSGISLSELEASVASPFTSTTSNISCVPHLIREGRAALITSFCVFKFMALYSIIQYLSVTLLYSILSNLGDFQFLFIDIAIILIIAFTMSLNPAWKELVRQRPPSSLISGRLLCSVLTQIVTCLVFQVLAFLLVRQQSWYETWTPQSDACNVSRSSLSHSPNVTSPHDHKNIKNYENTTLFYVSSFQYLAVAIVFSKGKPFRQPSYKNWPFMLSCISLYTFVLLIMLYPVPAIDSFLEIVCVPHDWRVTLVIIVIVNAAASFVLEILILDIILGRLIFRCNQGGNRPTQPPSAGAPQEANDRWASSFLLWLFCRRNKPPRVSYTQLALGLRDAADWPPRPSAVTYARDLQSHTSAAL